A stretch of the Gracilinanus agilis isolate LMUSP501 chromosome 4, AgileGrace, whole genome shotgun sequence genome encodes the following:
- the LOC123246273 gene encoding histone H2B.1, sperm-like — translation MDEETSTVESGDRSSSSPDTPMRGSPVQNRMSQRKLTRRGRKRNRRVSWKDTYVVQVLRQQLPNGRAPLSRGALAILHLVVKDLFDRIALEAGRLKKECLDNDPEDPVGPNEIRAALQILLPSQLRVQPLHNRFDSPLLVGGREHQRWR, via the coding sequence ATGGACGAGGAAACCAGCACCGTGGAAAGTGGAGATCGTTCCTCCAGTTCCCCTGACACTCCCATGAGGGGATCCCCTGTCCAGAACCGGATGTCCCAGCGCAAACTTACGAGAAGAGGCCGAAAGAGGAACCGGAGGGTGTCCTGGAAGGACACTTATGTGGTCCAGGTGCTGAGGCAGCAGCTGCCCAATGGCCGCGCCCCTCTGTCGAGGGGGGCACTGGCTATCCTCCACTTGGTTGTCAAAGACCTCTTCGACCGCATTGCCCTTGAGGCCGGCAGGCTGAAGAAGGAGTGCCTCGACAATGACCCAGAGGACCCCGTGGGTCCAAACGAGATCAGGGCCGCCCTGCAGATCCTCCTGCCCTCCCAGCTCAGGGTTCAGCCCCTGCACAACCGCTTCGACTCCCCTTTGCTAGTAGGCGGCCGGGAGCATCAGAGGTGGCGTTGA